Proteins found in one Pongo pygmaeus isolate AG05252 chromosome 8, NHGRI_mPonPyg2-v2.0_pri, whole genome shotgun sequence genomic segment:
- the LOC129006674 gene encoding splicing factor 3A subunit 2-like, translated as MAPPSPMDRCPRLRILSVLFLKRPRHMLKHVRIRSQPSGTARSQEHPGPRKAPSPACPTRSGAEVLGHPWQPRHTPQGQGHRQQGLPRPARLLPAATAATNAAPGVPRALAASPGLHGDAPGLRVPSPRCRQEASYAPPPQQAGSIKVHKQQMNKS; from the exons ATGGCACCACCCAGCCCAATGGACAGATGCCCCAGGCTGCGCATTCTGTCAGTGCTGTTCTTGAAGAGGCCCAGGCACATGCTGAAACATGTAAG GATCAGAAGCCAGCCCTCGGGAACCGCCAGGAGCCAGGAGCACCCCGGGCCCCGCAAGGCCCCAAGTCCAGCCTGCCCCACCCGCTCCGGTGCAGAGGTCCTGGGACACCCGTGGCAGCCCCGCCACACCCCCCAAGGCCAAGGGCACAGGCAGCAGGGGCTTCCCCGCCCCGCCCGACTGCTTCCTGCCGCCACAGCAGCCACCAATGCAGCTCCTGGAGTACCCAGAGCTCTCGCCGCCTCCCCCGGACTTCATGGAGACGCCCCTGGACTTCGTGTTCCCTCCCCTCGCTGTCGCCAAGAGGCCTCCTATGCCCCACCCCCCCAACAGGCAGGAAGCATCAAGGTTCACAAGCAGCAAATGAATAAAAGTTAA